The proteins below are encoded in one region of Helicoverpa zea isolate HzStark_Cry1AcR chromosome 21, ilHelZeax1.1, whole genome shotgun sequence:
- the LOC124640922 gene encoding uncharacterized protein LOC124640922, with translation MNILRLSVESNSVSVNITAHNEIAKSIRAVRKSLSYYDKLLDSFENLAKILQYELTIYWVTEFLRASIITYNALQGLISSKGEHLVLQHSNSVMTLNLMEVIISVALISCPAIIVEATVYEVNRIKKTLTAQILKCSDEYLRFELQTALQYVRLRPFRYTLCRAVPLDINLLFTTAALCITYVIVALQLTHFAA, from the exons ATGAATATACTGAGACTATCCGTTGAGTCTAATTCAGTATCTGTCAACATCACTGCGCACAATGAAATTGCAAAAAGTATTAGAGCAGTGAGAAAAAGTTTGTCTTATTACGATAAGTTATTGGACAGTTTTGAAAATCTGGCCAAGATCCTGCAATATGAG TTAACAATCTATTGGGTTACGGAATTTTTGAGGGCATCTATCATCACATATAATGCACTTCAAGGACTTATTTCATCG AAAGGGGAACATCTCGTTTTGCAGCACTCTAATTCGGTAATGACACTGAATTTAATGGAGGTAATCATATCAGTAGCTTTGATAAGCTGTCCAGCCATTATTGTGGAGGCTACCGTATACGAAGTAAATCGAATTAAGAAGACGCTTACTGCACAAATACTGAAATGCTCAG ACGAGTATCTCCGGTTCGAGCTGCAGACGGCGCTGCAGTACGTGCGCCTGCGTCCGTTCCGATACACGCTCTGCCGCGCGGTGCCGCTCGACATCAACCTGCTGTTCACCACCGCCGCACTTTGCATTACTTATGTCATTGTAGCTTTGCAGTTGACGCATTTTGCTGCATAA
- the LOC124641024 gene encoding uncharacterized protein LOC124641024 produces the protein MIYSPAVIVEVTLLEVEKIKAIITTQILRTSDECLRFELQTALQYVRLRPFRYTLCRAVPLDINLLFTSIAFCITYVIVALQLHHFAE, from the exons ATGATCTATTCACCAGCGGTGATTGTGGAGGTCACACTACTTGAAGTGGAGAAAATCAAGGCCATTATAACTACACAAATATTGAGAACCTCAG ACGAGTGTCTTCGGTTCGAGCTGCAGACGGCGCTGCAGTACGTGCGCCTGCGTCCGTTCCGATACACGCTCTGCCGCGCGGTGCCGCTCGACATCAACCTGCTGTTCACCTCCATAGCATTTTGTATTACTTATGTCATTGTAGCTTTGCAGTTACACCATTTTGCTGAATAA
- the LOC124641007 gene encoding uncharacterized protein LOC124641007, translating into MARAIYSIKICLLQLQLKITAKDKNALQDVCLFIVTLYTKPWLECTMAVKAPNQDLSFLKALKEYEKVDATISKASISKFIRHLWYLCEETVILSLFDEEVDTKTKTKIINNLNRDESSDSSKRYVPSKEEITQNLFDMTLDDFVTQRSKRFLSRLQIDDSFLREDVSSWGDNPAFLEARRRLSRLKVVNDTAERAVKLMQDYNG; encoded by the exons ATGGCGAGAGCAAtctattctataaaaatatgtttgcttCAATTGCAACTTAAAATTACTGCAAAGGACAAAAATGCTCTACaagatgtttgtttatttatcgtcACCTTGTATACCAAACCTTGGCTCGAATGTACAATGGCAGTTAAAGCACCTAACCAAGACTTGTCCTTTTTGAAAGCTctaaaagaatatgaaaaagtaGACGCGACAATTTCCAAGGCATCCATAAGCAAGTTTATTCGTCATTTATGGTATTTGTGTGAAGAAACAGTCATATTATCACTCTTTGATGAAGAAGTTGATACCAAAACCAAgacaaaaattattaataatttaaacagaGACGAAAGTTCAGATTCCTCTAAACGCTATGTCCCATCGAAGGAAGAAATTACGCAAAATTTGTTtg atATGACGCTGGATGATTTTGTAACTCAAAGAAGCAAACGATTTCTATCTCGACTACAGATCGACGACAGTTTTCTTCGGGAAGACGTATCTTCGTGGGGTGACAATCCTGCTTTTTTGGAAGCTAGAAGACGATTAAGTCGTTTGAAGGTCGTAAATGACACTGCTGAAAGAGCTGTTAAATTAATGCAAGATTATAATGGCTGA
- the LOC124641025 gene encoding uncharacterized protein LOC124641025: MIYSPAVIVEVTIGEVEKIKAILTTQILRTSDECLRFELQTALQYVRLRPFRYTLCRAVPLDINLLFTSTAFSITYVIVALQLNHFAE, translated from the exons ATGATCTATTCACCAGCGGTGATTGTAGAGGTAACTATAGGCGAAGTGGAGAAAATCAAGGCCATTCTAACCACACAAATATTGAGAACCTCAG ACGAGTGTCTCCGGTTCGAGCTGCAGACGGCGCTGCAGTACGTGCGCCTGCGTCCGTTCCGATACACGCTCTGCCGCGCGGTGCCGCTCGACATCAACCTGCTGTTCACCTCCACAGCATTTAGTATTACTTATGTCATAGTAGCTTTGCAGTTAAATCATTTTGCTGAATAA